In Channa argus isolate prfri chromosome 15, Channa argus male v1.0, whole genome shotgun sequence, the DNA window taaatctagtttgtgatttaaaaaaatgatcagtCACATCTGTAATGGTGACTGGTCATTTACGgctgttgtgtttgctttgtatAAAACTCAAtttgtattttccattttagaAGTATGACGTGATCTATGGTGCAACAAAGTAAGTTTCAGTGTTTCAAGTGGAGGGACATGTAGTATATGGGCTCACAACTCTTTCCAGCATTTTGGAGAAGAATGGGACATTAGAGACTGGTCAATGCTTGTTTAGTGACTCTGGATTAAGAATAAAATTCTTTAGAAGGATTATTTATTGTAACTAAATAAGCCAGAATAATATGCTGCGTGTTTGTAACTCAGTACAGACTCACCACTGGCCACTTAAGGTGACATCAGAGTTCAGTGAAAGGAGCTACAACTGCCAGCAGTTGTTCACTGAAAGAAACTAAAGTAGATGGAACAATAAATCGAGTGGTAACAACATTTGTGCTACTGCTAAGAGGACAAGTTAGTGTCACCTCTCATTGTAGTGAGGACATGATCTGACATAACTAGTGTGAGGCATTAAGGTCCGAAACGTCAGTCTCTCGGGATGGAATTAAGTCAAAAGTGTTCCCACTCAGAAATGTCATCACAAGGAGATTAGTTGATTAGtagatttttttcattgattAGTTCTTTatgctccatttttttttagggtTGTAAATTATATGGGAAGGGAGACTGTGTCAGCATTTAAGGTCTGACAAGGTCTGGGGTCTCCAGTATGTCGCTAATAATAGGATTTTGTATTTACAAGAAACATAACTTGTAATTACGAGATTCATAGTTCTGTAACTTGTATCTAGGAGATCTgtatctcgtaattacgagataaGGTCCCTAGTGAGATAAGTCAAGCTTTTCTTTGGGGCctacaaaaaatattgtttgtgatgttttaatgtaaaatatgagtTTTGGAaaccaacattttgtaaaggttcAGGAAAGCAGTGTATCAGTTTGTTTCGGTTGAAATAATCTATGAAACTAAAtgttacaacatttacatttacatttacatttagtcatttagcagacgcttttatccaaagcgacttacaagtgtggtacaaggcagcaaaaatctaagtcaaggagaaaatatcaaagcaaagtcctatcagaaaagtgttcacagttcacgagatgcaagtgcaagagagcagaaagttttttttttaagagatttaagtgcataggaagatgcagaagagttcagttttcagcagttttttgaatattaggagatagtcagctgagcgtgcagcgtttggtagctcgttccaccatcgtggcatcattgcgctaaaaagtagtagctggccaacactcaccgggagcaactaagttggggttcagtgtcttgctcaaggacactttgacatgtgaccagaggagccggggattgaaccaacaactgtgagattggtggacaaccactctaccttcctgcgccacagtcgccctcgTCGGAAGggttgtagacttgaatgagtgagttgaggtaagcaggagctgtcgagttaaccaccctgtgagcaagagacagagctttgaacctgatgcgagcagctacaggaagccagtgtagagatctaaagagtggtgtgacatgggtcttttttggctgattaaaaatgaggcgagctgccgcattttggatcatctgcaagggttcgattgtggatatcggtgaccccatcaacaaagcgttgcagtaatcaagacgtggtgtgaccagcgcctgtacaatgagttgggttgtatattcggtgatgtagggtctgatcttcctgatgttgtagaggggaAATCTGctgctctagagactgaggaaatgtggtccttaaagctcagttggtcgtcgatgatgaccccagattttacaaaacatgagtAGCTTTCAGCCACTTTCATTTTCCAAAATTAGCTCTTAGGGTGAAACATTTTGAGACCCCTGGACTAGGCTGACAATTTGTTCTATGTGACATTAACTGTACATATTAGTTAAGTTAGCAAATACATTAGTAGACTCCAACACTGCATCAGTAAACCTGACAGGTTCTCTAATCACCTGAGACCTGCTGAATGCTGAATACTTCCAGCTTCCTGACGTAATGTCAGGAGGTTATCAGAGACTGTCCATTTAAACAGTCGTGTTACACATGATGGGACATTAAGGAACTGGCCATCTTTAAGGCAAATCACAACTtttctttacttattttttttattcttcaaaaaataaagaaatgttgaGGTCTGTCGATGCTATGGATTGGTTAGGTACAAAGTTGAGTTGTTCAGAATATGATAAAGATGATGGTTCAAGTTGAAATCACTACTTTGTTAAGGAGACCTTTTTCATTGTGGATGATTGTGGTTAAAgttattatataaaattatgttattatttatgTTCATGGCTAAAAGAGAACAACCATAACGGCCATTAAAAAGGGGAATTATTTACCCATCAATCCTCCATATGACCTCCTGATGAGGATttgttgtacagtaaatgtcacCGGACATCCTTCTTTTCTTCTCGAGGAAAAAAGGCATAATGACTACAGCTGCTAATAAACATTCTTGTCACTTGAACATAAACAGATGTTGATTTGCGATGGAACCGGGGCTACTTTATGTCTTGGGAGGACAGTCTCGTTCAATTGCTCGCCAGAAGAAAAAACTGGAGTCAAAGATTTTTACTGTGCAATAGATGAATTTTATTGATATGGATTTTGAAGAAGCATTTAATTTGAAAGGCTTTGCATTTATAATGCTTTGAAGCAATTGtaatttaattcaaaatgcATGTGCTGCAGCTTTCCACCAGTTAAGCAGTAGTTAGGAAGATAAAGCTATTCTTCCCTGAAGCCTTGTTTCCCTGTGTTAAAAATTACTTAAAGAGCAGCTGGTGGCACTAATTTCATATATCACCTTCCAGCTGAGCTTCCAAGTCAATATGTGAAGTGCCTGCCTTCAAGGGGAGGGGATGAAACTTATGTAGACGGAAAAGATGATGAGGAGTCACAGGACACATGACAGTTTGAGACCACAGTGTGGTCAGTTCTCAACCCCAGACCAGCTGGAAGCATCTGGAGAAGTGAAAGAGCCTAAGGCTGGATGACAGACTCAGGCTTTAAATTTACATACACTTCCTGAAATGTCTTCACCTATTTTAACTTGTTATTAGAGATGGAAATTACTTGCGTTGCTTTTGCttctttaataaatttacaactGAAATCTATCATCCACAAAGGCTGGAAatatgcatttttgtgtttttattatatctcAGCATCTCTACATTAGCATTAAGAATTGTGCAGTAAAAGTTTTGTGTACTGCAATGAGTAAAAGATCATTAAAACTATATCCAAAAGggattttctgtttgtgccCTGTAACTCCTCCTTTTCCTCATCTTCAATGTGCTATACTAGACTTTGTAGGTAAAACAAGCTTTCAGAGAGACCACCCCTCAGAGACAAGGTGCCCGCTTCGCTCTTTAGCACATCTCTGGCTGCAACTTCGCTGCCCGGCAGCGCAGGACTTTTAGGAAGCTGTCAATCTTGTGAGAGTCCCGGCGGAAGCAGGACAACAGGAAATGAAAGTTGGTCAGTTTTGAGATTTTGTCCTGGCCGATGTCGTTGCCACCGCTGTACGGCAGTGATGAGATGGTCTGAGCTGCTGGACCCATctaaggaaagaaagaaaaatagttttaaatacacacacaatatttcatCTTAATATTTTGAACGAGCACAAAAGTTACATTTGTTCACAGATCTTTTTGTTCCACACTTGCACACCTTGCCAGATAGGATATCTAGGCCATCTTCCAGGTTCTTGGAGTGCTCCTGCAGCTCCTGGATCTTGTTGAATATGCTGTTTTGGGCTGGGTGTGGCAGGGTGTTAGCATTGGTGGACAGGACTTCAAGGGGGTCCACCCAGGCTTGGAGCAGAGAGCGAGCCAATGACAGCAGGTCTGACTCCTGAAGGACAAGATCCGACAACAGGTAAAGATGTTGTGATTCCAATGTTTTACCAGAAGAGGTCACTAAATGTGTTTGGCTGGAAAGTCTAGATAAGGCTCTTGTAGaatgatttttgtgtttactATCTCTATTGGGGTAAGATCTGAGAGGCGTTTATATTCATGAAAGATTCCGTCAAGTTTTCATTGCAATAATTCAATGatgtcaccaaaaaaaaaaaaagagttatctttgcccttttattttgaaggaataATAATCATCAGACATCAGAGCAAAAAGTACCTCAGGAGGCGAAGgcagcaaataaatgaaattaaataaataaatgaaaacaaagccaCAGAGGGAGAAAGTAAATATAAAGAGATACAGTAACTTACTGATACTTGAAGAGCTTGCTCCTTGTCATTGGGGGTCTGTAAAGAGGAGGTGTGGCACATTGAGGGCCGGGGCATGAGCACTCGACCTATAGGAGGAAAATGAGAGTCCTGCAGGGGGGGACAGAGGGTAATCAGCCCACTGTACGTTCACAACCATGTGCTTAACAAGGCAGAGCTTGTTGAGCATGACGTATGACAGAGATGTCAAATGTTAAGAAATCGAAAACTGAACTTTGACGCTAAACTACAAACCAATTCACCCCCTaaccctgatgtctttgtgcctaacCTCAATTGTGACCGACCAGCCCAACACCAGCCTCCACAAAGGAGAGCAA includes these proteins:
- the prl gene encoding prolactin is translated as MAHRGTKGSKLFMTLLYMVASCSAVPINDLLDRASQRSDKLHSLSTMLTQELDSHFPPIGRVLMPRPSMCHTSSLQTPNDKEQALQVSESDLLSLARSLLQAWVDPLEVLSTNANTLPHPAQNSIFNKIQELQEHSKNLEDGLDILSGKMGPAAQTISSLPYSGGNDIGQDKISKLTNFHFLLSCFRRDSHKIDSFLKVLRCRAAKLQPEMC